The genome window AAATATAGATATAGAAGGAATATGAACTTTGATTTACCATCAACATTAAAAGCTTCAATGAAACTATTTGATTGCTTTGAAGTTTCTCATTTAACATTTTGCGAAACAGGCTTTAAAATAGACTTTGAAAACAATATAATATGGCTAACATCTTTAGAGAAATATAAAAGAACTCCAATAAAAGTTGCTGAAGAAAATATAGAGTATCTTAAAAAAGAAATTAATAATGGAGCAAAAGCTACAATACTTAGAGCTTTACCACCATCTTATAAGAAAGGACATCATAGAAGAAGAGAAATAGTTAAAAAAGGACATTGGGAATTGCATGTAATTCTAAAGAAAAATATTGAATTAATGACTATTGAAGAATTCAAGAAACTACAAAGAATTGCAGTAATAGGCGTTGATTTAAATTCAAAGCATGGCATAGCTTATTCTTTATGGATATGGAGCAAAAAAGAAAATTCAATGAAACCAATAAAAGCAAGATTTTTGCCAAAAATTAAAAGCCATCAATTTCAAGAAATTAAGAAATGGCAATTACAAGAAAATCATGGAAATTCAGTAAAATACAATGAATTATTCCAAAGAATAAACAAAAGAATTCAAAGACAGAATAAAGATTGGATCGAGAAGACTTCTAAAAAACTTATTGATATTGCATTAGAAAGCATTCAAAAATACAATTGCGAAATTGCAATAATTTCATTTGAAGATCTTAAAGAATATGAAGCAGGAAATAATAGCAAAAAGATAAATAAGAAGAATGCAGAATGGCTTAGAAAAATAATTCAAAGAACATTTGAGAAATCTCTAT of Nitrososphaerota archaeon contains these proteins:
- a CDS encoding zinc ribbon domain-containing protein, with the translated sequence MEIRKIIKLNINENLRNILNHWNISKYRYRRNMNFDLPSTLKASMKLFDCFEVSHLTFCETGFKIDFENNIIWLTSLEKYKRTPIKVAEENIEYLKKEINNGAKATILRALPPSYKKGHHRRREIVKKGHWELHVILKKNIELMTIEEFKKLQRIAVIGVDLNSKHGIAYSLWIWSKKENSMKPIKARFLPKIKSHQFQEIKKWQLQENHGNSVKYNELFQRINKRIQRQNKDWIEKTSKKLIDIALESIQKYNCEIAIISFEDLKEYEAGNNSKKINKKNAEWLRKIIQRTFEKSLWNYSMKVITYLPIYNKNQRNIQQILIDSYKTSRICSRCGNEGKLIKYLAKGKIKRYFKCNNCGYKDNRHFNASANIAKRAIEYLKKVAFPEPMC